Part of the Deltaproteobacteria bacterium genome, GGCCATGGATCTCGGGGCCACATCGGTCCAGGCCTTTATCAAAATTCTGCTGCCTTTTCTCAAGCCCACCATCGCCTCGGCAGCGGTGCTGGCTTTCCTGGCATCCTTTGAAAACTACAACACCACCGTCTTCACCATCATCTCGGAAAGCACCCTGACCACGGTACTGGCCAGCAAGGTGCGCTACGGGATCAACCCGTCCATAAGCGCTTTGGCGGTGATCATCGTCGGGCTGACCCTGTTCGGGGCGTCCATCTTCGAAGTGCTTAAACGACGCGAGCAGGCCGCTGAAAAGGAAAAACAGCTCGTGGCCAAAGGGCGTATTGAAAAAAGCACCAAAAAGCGCTTCATGGGATGGATATTGGACCCCGCCCTCATCCTGATCTTCCTGATCACGATCGCAGGCGTCGGCACCGTCTACCTGGCGGGAACCCTGGGGGTGGATCAGTGCAAGGCCCTGGTACACGAAGAAAAACAGAAAATTATACGGGAAAAGGTCAGACGGCAGCAAATGAAGGCCATGTTCAAGAGCGCGGTGCCCGGCAAGGATCGGCCGGCAACCCGGACACCCGAAAAAAAGGTCCGGGCCAAAGGCACGGCTCAGTTTAAAAGCGTGTTTGACGCTCAAAACCTAAAAAGTGCCGGCACGGAATAGTTCGATTGGGCCATTCATTTAATCGCAACCGTTCATTCCAGGACGAATTCCACCATCCCGCCCGGTACGGATGGATCGTTATCGCCGCCTGCACCATCCTCATGATGGCCGGTCTCGGCATCTACTATTCCTTCAGCGTATTCTTCAGTTCACTGCAGGCTGAATTCGGATGGACGAGGGCTCAGACCGCCAGCGTCTTCTCGCTGTACCTGGTGTTTTCAGGCATCTTCTCCATCGCCGCCGGAAGGGCGCTCGACAGGTTGGGCCCCAGGGTTGTCGTTGTCGTCATGGGCCTTGCCACAGGGTTGAGCCTGGTACTGATGTCCGGCATACATACCGCCTTCGAGCTTTACATCTACTACAGCGTGCTCCTGTCACTGGGAACCGGCCCCGTGTATATTATCGCCATGGGCACGGCATCCCAATGGTTCGTCAGGAAAAGAGGCACGGCCGTCGGCATCGTCGGCGCCGGGTCCGCACTGGGAACGGTCATTCTGTCGCCTATCGGCGCCTGGCTGATCACGGCTTACAGCTGGCGTCAAGCCTACCTGGTTATCGGTCTTCTTGCCGTTGCCGTCATGCTTCCCGCGGGACTGCTGCTGAAAAAGCCGCCCTTTGCCCCGGACCGCGTATCCGCAGCCGGCCTTTCAGGAGAATCCGCCCCCCGCACGGCACCGTTTTCAACCATGAAAATCACGGGCGCAACCAGTTTTCAGATCTTTTTCATCATCTGGTTCTGCTATTCCTTTTGCCTGCACCTGGTCATGGGGCACCTTGTCCCCAAAGCGGAGGATCTGGGTATGGACCGTATCAGCGCCGCCGCAACCATGAGCGTTCTGACCGCCACCGTAATACCGTGCCGTCTTTTCTCCGGCATCATCGCCGACAGGATCGACAGGAAAACATTTTTCGTCATCATGGCGCTGCTGCACATTCTGGTCATGGCATGGGCGACCTTTGCATGCCGCCCCTGGATGGTTTTCGTGTTTGCCGGCCTCTACGGTTTTGTCTACGGCGCCATCGATCCGCCTGTCATTGCTCTGGTCGGCGATGCCTTCGGCGCAGCGAATATCGGTTCCATCATGGGTCTTTTAATGGTGGCGTGGGGCCTGGGATCGGCAATCGGACCTTATTTCGGCGGTTTGGTCTTCGATCTCACAGGCAGCTACTCCCCGGCTTTCATCGTCGGCGGCCTGTCCATGGGCCTGGCAGCTCTTTACGGCTGTCGGCTGAAATTATGACGTTCCTATTTATTGCTTGTCATTGTAAGCTGTTCATGTTTTTTTCAGCCTTCACATGCATACGACACCCGACAAAAGCACATCGCAAGCATCCGAAAAGGTCGTGGTAACCGCCACCGCCCTGGTAACCGCTCTGGGCGACGACATTGAAACCGTGTGGCAGCGCCTTTTGAACCGGGAAAGCGCCATCCGGCTCATCGCGCGTTTTGACGTGGACCGGGAATGTTATGCGGCCAAGGTGGCTGCGCTGATTCAAGACCTGAAACGTCGGGGCGATCGCTCGCTTCTAATCCCCCTGCTGGACCGCCTCATCGATACGTTGGGAACGGTTCCGGCCGATGCCGCCCTGATTGCCGCCACCATCAAATCGGGCATCGACAATCTGGAATCGATCTGCCGCGGCGACCGGGCCGCTTTTGAAGATATATTGTTGAGCGCCCTTGGCAGGCAAATCGATCAATCGGCGGGACCGATGAGGGCCAATTCCGGCGGGCCGGCGGGCAAACCGGTATGCATCAGCGCCTCCTGCGCCTCTTCGGCCATTGCCGTAGCCCAGGGCGCCGCCATGATCACAAGCGGGCTGGCAGATGCCGTGCTGATTTGCTGTGCAGACATTGTCACCGAATATGTTTTTTCGGGCTTTTCCTGTCTGAAAGCGCTCTCGCCGTCACCCTGCCAACCGTTCGACCGCGACCGGCGGGGTCTTTCGCTAGGGGAAGGGGCCGCCGCCCTTTTGCTGATGTCTGACCGCAGAGCGAAAAAGGAAGGGCGCAACATCCTGGGAACCATCCGCGGATGGGGTGTCAGCAACGATGCCGCCCACATCACGGCACCTGCCCGCGGCGGGAAGGGGCTGATTCAGGCCGTCGATGACGCGCTCAATGCAGCCCGTATCCCCACCGGAGAAATTGCCGCTATCTGTGCCCATGGCACCGGCACCGTTTACAACGACCGCATGGAGCTGGACGCCTTCGGCCATGTTTTCGGCCGGCGCAAACTGCCGGTTTTTTCAGTGAAGGGCTCCCTCGGGCATATGCTGGGTGCTGCAGGGGGGGTAGAGATCATCCTGAGCCTCAAAGCGCTGGCAGCCGGCACGGTACCCCCGACCGTCGGGTTCCAAAACCCCGACATCGGCGCCGCGGGGCGGGTCAGCGCCGATGCACAATCGATTGCAGCCGGTTGCCTGTTAACCACCAATTCGGGCTTCGGCGGCGTGAATGCCGCCGTTGTGGTCGGCCGTTAGGGGATGCTTCTATGAAATCGATACGGGCGGACATAACCGGTATCGGCTGGGTAACCACAGCCGGTGCGGGACGCGGCAGAGTGCAACGGGAATTCGGCATGCCGCGCGGCACATTGCCGGATATCCGGCCGGAACTGGTTTTTGACAGACCCTATCCCAACCTGAGGCGCATGGACGCCTATTCCCGTTTGGGCCTCACCGCGATCGGCCTGGCATTGAAGGACGCCGGCCTCGACGCCTGGTCCGAAAAACGCACCATCGGCATCGTTTCCGCTACCGTTCACGGTTGTCTCGGCGCCGACATAAATTATTACGAAACCGTCATTCCCGATCGAGGCGCCCACGCCAGCCCAGCCGTTTTCTCCTACACATCCGCCAACAGCTTTTTAGGGGAAGCCGCTATCCATTTCGGCCTGACCGGCGTCAATTTCGTGCTTTCCGAAGAGATCCGCACCGGCCTGTCCGGTATATCCTCGGCCCTATTGCACCTGGCCGGAGGGAACACGACCGGCATCCTGGGCGGTTTTTGCGACATCGGTTGTCCCGACCTTTTCAAGCAAAGGGATACGGTTTCACCCGCAGCCGTCTTTTGCATGCTGCAAAACGGCGGAGACAACCCGCGGCCGTCTTTGGGTTCCCTGACCCTGTCTTCAGAAGGCGACCTGCTCTTGAACGACAGCCCTGTCGACGATCTGTCCCTGCTGGTCAGGCAATGCCTGGCTGCCAACACCCTGTTTGATTAAGAATCTGGCAACCTTCATCATCAATCCGGCGGGCACAAAAAAGGCATCCTTTTGATATGCCGCCTTGCCACCTTTAGGTTGATCAACAGCGCATCATGACCGGCCGCCCGATCAGGTCGGATAGGGGCATCACCGCCAGGCCTTTTTTTTCGAGACCGTCCAGGATGGCTTCGACCTCTTTCAACCAAAGGGGAATCATGTTTTCG contains:
- a CDS encoding beta-ketoacyl-[acyl-carrier-protein] synthase family protein gives rise to the protein MHTTPDKSTSQASEKVVVTATALVTALGDDIETVWQRLLNRESAIRLIARFDVDRECYAAKVAALIQDLKRRGDRSLLIPLLDRLIDTLGTVPADAALIAATIKSGIDNLESICRGDRAAFEDILLSALGRQIDQSAGPMRANSGGPAGKPVCISASCASSAIAVAQGAAMITSGLADAVLICCADIVTEYVFSGFSCLKALSPSPCQPFDRDRRGLSLGEGAAALLLMSDRRAKKEGRNILGTIRGWGVSNDAAHITAPARGGKGLIQAVDDALNAARIPTGEIAAICAHGTGTVYNDRMELDAFGHVFGRRKLPVFSVKGSLGHMLGAAGGVEIILSLKALAAGTVPPTVGFQNPDIGAAGRVSADAQSIAAGCLLTTNSGFGGVNAAVVVGR
- a CDS encoding MFS transporter yields the protein MGHSFNRNRSFQDEFHHPARYGWIVIAACTILMMAGLGIYYSFSVFFSSLQAEFGWTRAQTASVFSLYLVFSGIFSIAAGRALDRLGPRVVVVVMGLATGLSLVLMSGIHTAFELYIYYSVLLSLGTGPVYIIAMGTASQWFVRKRGTAVGIVGAGSALGTVILSPIGAWLITAYSWRQAYLVIGLLAVAVMLPAGLLLKKPPFAPDRVSAAGLSGESAPRTAPFSTMKITGATSFQIFFIIWFCYSFCLHLVMGHLVPKAEDLGMDRISAAATMSVLTATVIPCRLFSGIIADRIDRKTFFVIMALLHILVMAWATFACRPWMVFVFAGLYGFVYGAIDPPVIALVGDAFGAANIGSIMGLLMVAWGLGSAIGPYFGGLVFDLTGSYSPAFIVGGLSMGLAALYGCRLKL
- a CDS encoding ABC transporter permease, whose product is MKSYHISRFFTVFFVLGFFAFLFGPLILMSLTAFNSSSFPRVTPWECFSVEWFSVLSQDTRLLEGLRNSFFIGIGVVCLSVPLGLAGALMLTQVRERIRPWYYTIVISPILVPGVVLGISTLLFWDRIGTMFGMSRESLFYNGIFLTIIGQSTFISAYTMLLFIARLQRFDPGLEEAAMDLGATSVQAFIKILLPFLKPTIASAAVLAFLASFENYNTTVFTIISESTLTTVLASKVRYGINPSISALAVIIVGLTLFGASIFEVLKRREQAAEKEKQLVAKGRIEKSTKKRFMGWILDPALILIFLITIAGVGTVYLAGTLGVDQCKALVHEEKQKIIREKVRRQQMKAMFKSAVPGKDRPATRTPEKKVRAKGTAQFKSVFDAQNLKSAGTE